A region from the Oikeobacillus pervagus genome encodes:
- a CDS encoding DUF4083 family protein → MGEGGIFYDDRGYHFSSHSFCSYWIICNFIYPFIRRLLVNSTNKNSQIKELGEKLDKIIEILEKDNNNH, encoded by the coding sequence ATGGGCGAGGGGGGTATTTTTTATGATGATAGGGGATATCACTTTTCAAGTCATAGTTTTTGTTCTTATTGGATTATTTGTAATTTCATTTACCCTTTTATCAGGAGATTACTTGTAAATTCAACCAATAAAAATTCTCAAATTAAAGAGCTTGGAGAGAAATTAGATAAAATAATAGAGATACTAGAAAAGGATAACAATAACCATTAA